Part of the Betaproteobacteria bacterium genome, AAGTTTCAGGAAGAAGGGCTTATCAGCGTCCAGAACAAGTACATCGAATTCAGGGACGCGGTCGGCCTCAAGGCGGTGATCGGCCAGCAGCACCGCTGCCAGGGCAGCTAGCTAGCAGCTGGCGCTCAGAATTTGTAGAAGACCCGGTTGAGATAGTCGACCACCGCGGCACGGTCTTCCGGCGTCCAGCCGAGTTTCTGATTGGCCTGCCAGCGATCGACCTGCTGCGCAAGCTCTCCCAGGTTCCGCACGATGGGATCGCGTCGCGTGTGTGCCTGGCAGGTGTGGCAGGAGACACAGTGATTGTCGTACAGCGCCTCGCCGCGGGAAACGCTGGGCGCCGCAGCGGAACCTGTCGAGCAGACGAGCAGAGCCGCCGCGACCACTAAACACAATGGCATTTTCAGATCAGTCGCAACAACCATCCGCGTCTTCGCGCTTCGGGCAACCGGGTGGACGCTCTACGGAAGGAAGCGGACAGCGGTTGATCTCGAAGGGCGATCGCTGCAAGAAGCACGTCAACGCGCTCGAGCCAGCTGCGAACGCCCAGAACAGGAAGAACCCGATCGAGTAGATCGCGGTTCGCCCGAGACCGAAAGGGCGCCCGAAAAGGCCGATATCCTCCGGGTCCACCAGTGAGAAAAAGATCATCGTCATCAGCCCGCCGACGATGAAAGCAGGCCACAACACCCAGATGAGCCTGCGCTCCGTGGTGTTGTCCCGTCCTTCCGATGGCGCGGCGCTGCTCACTTGCCCTCTTCTTCGATCCGTTTGCTGATGAAACGATAAAAGCCGTAGCCGATGGCGATCACGCCCACGATGGTGAACAGGCTTGCCAAGCCAACGGCACTACCGAACAGCTCGTTCCAGGCCATTTCCTGTTTTCCCCCGACCGCTGTGTGCAACTTACAGGGACTGCGGCATCAAGATCGCTTCTGCATCCCGTGGTACGAACATCTCGCCCATCAGACGCCATGTCTGCGGGGCATCTTCCAGGCTCAGCAGCCAGCGACCGTCGCGCAACGGTGAGAGCGCACCATCGTAGATCCCAGCGCCGGTTCTGCGCAGCGTCACCGACTGGTCGGCCCCGGCTCGGGTCGGGTGCAGCACGCGCAGCGCAAGGACGTCCGGCAACGGGTCCGATGCTTCGCTCCGGAGATAGACTCTGACACGCTGATTGTCGAAATTCCACAGCACGTTGGCACGCAGGCCGAGCAGCGCGGCCGCCTGCTCGCGGTGGATGACCTGATTGATCGCGAGCCCCTGCTTGTAATAGTCATCCGCTACCAGTCCATCGTCGCTCCTGATGGCAAGCCAGACGGTGATGGCGCCGGCCACGACGACGGTGAACGGCCCGGCGGCGAGGAGCCAGGGCCACGGCTCCCGGTACCAGGCGCGGGCTGCGACCGACTGTCTCATGGCGCTCGCACGTAGAAGCTCGAGTTCGAGCTGGCACTGAGCCGCTCATTGTCGACTGCGCGCACCTCGAAGTCGATGCGGTGTGAACCGGCCGCAACGGCGGCTGGATCGACCTGCACGCTGACCGGCACGATGAGCGACGCGGCCCCAGCCACGGTGACGACGGGCGGATCAGCGACCAGCCGCACACCCGGCAAGCCCTGCACCGACATCGCAAACTGGTGCCCGGACTCGGCGGTGTTCATGATCTGCAGGCGGTAGACGTTCTCGATCCAGCCATCGCTCGTCTCGCGCACGAGATTGGCACGGTCCTTCAGCACGTTCAGCTTGACCGGTACGCGCATGGCGAGCGCTACCGCCATCGCCGCGACCACCGCCGCGAGGATCGCCGAGTAGATGAGCACCCTTGGCCGCAGCAGGTGTGAGGTGGCCCGGCGCAGGGGGGTGGCCTCCTCGGCGTGCTTTCCCTGCATCGCGTTCTCGGTGGAGTAACGGATCAGGCCGGGCGGGTACCCCATCTTGTCCATGACCTGATCGCAACCGTCGATGCACGCCCCGCACGCGATGCACTCGTATTGCAGCCCCTTGCGGATGTCGATGCCGGTCGGACAGACCTGCACGCAGATCTGGCAGTCGATGCAGTCGCCGAGCCCCTTGGCGCGATAATCGACGTTCTTGGGACGCGATCCCCGCGGCTCGCCGCGGGCCGGATCGTAGGTGATGATCAGCGTATCGGGGTCGAACATCACGCCCTGGAAGCGGGCGTAAGGGCACATGTACTTGCACACCTGCTCGCGCATCCAGCCCGCATTGCCATAGGTGGCAAAACCGTAGAAGAGCACCCAGAACCATTCCCACGGCCCCAGGTTGAAGCTCACGAACTGACTGAGCAGACTGCGGATCGGGGTGAAATAGCCGACGAAGGTGAGGCCCGTCCACAGGGAGACGGCAATCCAGATCCCGTGCTTGGTGCTCTTGATGCCGAGCTTGCGCGCGCTCCAGGGCTCGCGGTCGAGCTTCATGCGCTTCATGTGATCGCCCTCGACGTGCTGCTCGATCCACATGAAAAGCTCGGTATACACGGTTTGCGGGCACGCATAGCCACACCACAGGCGCCCTGCCACCGCGGTGAACAGGAACAGCGCCAGCGCCGAAATGATGAGCAGGCCGGCAAGGAAGATGAAGTCCTGCGGCCATAGCACCAGCTCGAAGATATAGAAGCGCCGCGCGCCCAGGTCGAAGAGCACGGCTTGGCGACCGTTCCACGTGAGCCACGGCAGGCCGTAGAAGATCACCTGCGTGAAGATGACCAGACCCCAGCGCCACTTGGCGAAGAGTCCGTGCACGGCACGCGGATAGATGGTCTTGCGGACTTCGAAAAGGTCGAGCTCGACCGAGTTCGGTTCGACTCCCGGACTCGGTACCTTGGGCAGCGGGCTGCTCACTCCCGCACCGCCCCCGGGCGGCCCGGCGCGGCCGCCCAACCCTCACACAACCCTGTCACAGGCATCACGCCCCTCTCTATTTCTTCTGCTGAGACAGTGAGTAAACGTAAGCGGCCAGAATGTGTACCTTCGTTTCCCCGAGCAGATCCTTCCACGGCGGCATCTGATTGTTGCGGCCCTTGGCAATGGTCTCGGAGATCGTCGCGAGCGATCCACCATAAAGCCAGACGTTGTCGGTCAGATTCGGCGCCCCTAGCGCTGGGTTGCCCTTGCCGTCAGGCCCATGGCACGCGGCACAGACCGCGAACTTCTCCTTTCCCTCCGCTGCGAGCACCGGGTCGAACGGCTTTTGTCCGGAGATCTCTCGCACGTAGTTCGCAAGCGCCTTGACCCCCTCCGCCCCGCCGACCGCGTCGATCATCGGTGGCATGACCCCGACGCGACCGTCCATGATCGTGGTCCGAATCGCCTCGGGTGTCCCGCCGTACAGCCAGTCGCCGTCGGTAAGATTGGGGAAGCCCCTGGCGCCGCGGCCGTCGGAGCCATGGCATTGATAACAATAGGCCAGGAACAGCCGCTGCCCCATCTCGCGTGCCTCGGGGTTCTCGGCCAGCGCTGGAATGTCCATCTTGGCAAACTTCTCGTAGATCGGATCGTATTCCTTCGCGGCGAGTTGCTGTTCCCGCTCGTACTGACTCACCGAGGTCCAGCCGAGGAGTCCGGGGAACGAGCCGAGCCCGGGATAGAGGAGCAGATAGACCAGGCTGAAGACGACCGTGATATAGAAGAGGTAGGTCCACCACATCGGCAGCGGGTTGTTCCATTCCTGCAGGCCGTCCCAGGCGTGACCGGTCGTGGTGAGCTGCTCGCCCGCGACGCGCTTCTTGCCGCCGGTCATCTTCAGGAAGACCGCGCACCCGATCACGCTCACGAGCGTGACGATCGCGATGTAGGGGCTCCAGAATCCACTCGTGAAGTCGCTCATCTTTTCCTACGCTCCATGTTCTTTTGAGGTATTCCGGGATTTGCCGGCCGCCATCGATTCGTCTTCGTCGAAGGGCAGCCGTGCGGCCTCGTCGAAGGCACGCTTGCGCCTGCCGCTGAAAGCCCAGAAGACGATGCCGAGGAACACGACGAACAGGATTACCGTCAGGACCGACCGGATGTCGTTCATGTCCATCATCTACCTCGCGGACTTGAGCGAAGTGCCGAGCACCTGCAAATAGGCGACCACCGCCTCCACTTCGCTCTTGCCGGCAACCGCAGCAGTGGCACCGGCGATGTCCTCGTCGCTGTACGGCACACCGAGCGTGCGCAGCGCTTTCAGCTTGAGCGGCGTCTCCCTGCCGTCGAGCACCGCGTGCTGCAGCCAGGGATAGGCCGGCATGTTGGATTCGGGCACGACATCGCGCGGCTGATTCAGGTGAACGCGGTGCCACTCGTCCGAGTAGCGCCCACCGACGCGCGCGAGATCCGGACCGGTGCGCTTGCTGCCCCACAGGAACGGACGGTCGTACACCGACTCACCCGCCACGGAGAAGTGGCCGTAGCGCTCGGTCTCCGCCCGGAACGGGCGGATCATCTGCGAATGGCACGTCGAGCATCCCTCCCGGATGTAGATGTCGCGCCCCTCGAGCTGCAGCGGGGTGTACGGCTTCAGGCCCGCCACCGGCTCGATCTGCGACTTCTGGAAGAAGAGGGGCACGATCTCGACCAGACCGCCGACGGCTACCGTGAGGACGGTCAGCACGATCATGAGGCCCGTGTTGCGCTCGATCTTTTCGTGCCAGTTGAGTCCAGACATATCAATCGCTCCTTTCGAGTCAGGCGTGGGCGCCGGCAGGGGCGGGAATCTGCGCGTCCACCGCCTTGTGGCCGGCGATCGTCTTGAGGACGTTAAAGACCATGATCAACATGCCGCTCAGGAACAGGACACCGCCCAGGAGGCGGATGCCGTAAAACGGGTATGTCGCCTTCACGGCCTCGACGAAGCTGTACGTGAGCGTCCCGTCCGGGTTCACCGCGCGCCACATGAGACCCTGCGTCACGCCGGCGATCCACATCGCCGCGATGTACAGCACGACACCGATGGTGGCGACCCAGAAGTGCAGCGTGATGAGCTTGACGCTGTACATCTCGGTGCGGCCGAAGAGCCGTGGGATCAGGTAATAGATGCTGCCGATGGTGATGAACGCGACCCAGCCGAGCGCGCCCGAGTGCACGTGGCCGATCGTCCAGTCCGTGTAGTGCGACAGTGCATTCACCGTCTTCACCCCCATCATCGGGCCTTCGAAGGTCGACATGCCGTAGAACGACAGCGACACGATCAGGAACTTGAGGATCGGGTCATCGCGCAGCTTGTGCCAGGCACCCGACAGCGTCATGATGCCGTTGATCATGCCGCCCCAGGACGGCGCGAGCAGGATCAGGGAGAAGATCATGCCGAGCGACTGCGTCCAGTCCGGCAGGGCGGTGTAGTGCAGGTGGTGCGGGCCGGCCCACATGTAGGTGAAGATGAGCGCCCAGAAGTGGACCACCGAGAGCCGGTAGGAATAGACCGGGCGCCCCGCCTGCTTCGGCACGAAGTAGTACATCATGCCGAGGAAGCCCGCCGTCAGGAAGAAGCCGACGGCATTGTGCCCGTACCACCACTG contains:
- a CDS encoding DUF3149 domain-containing protein, whose protein sequence is MAWNELFGSAVGLASLFTIVGVIAIGYGFYRFISKRIEEEGK
- a CDS encoding FixH family protein; this translates as MRQSVAARAWYREPWPWLLAAGPFTVVVAGAITVWLAIRSDDGLVADDYYKQGLAINQVIHREQAAALLGLRANVLWNFDNQRVRVYLRSEASDPLPDVLALRVLHPTRAGADQSVTLRRTGAGIYDGALSPLRDGRWLLSLEDAPQTWRLMGEMFVPRDAEAILMPQSL
- the ccoG gene encoding cytochrome c oxidase accessory protein CcoG translates to MGGRAGPPGGGAGVSSPLPKVPSPGVEPNSVELDLFEVRKTIYPRAVHGLFAKWRWGLVIFTQVIFYGLPWLTWNGRQAVLFDLGARRFYIFELVLWPQDFIFLAGLLIISALALFLFTAVAGRLWCGYACPQTVYTELFMWIEQHVEGDHMKRMKLDREPWSARKLGIKSTKHGIWIAVSLWTGLTFVGYFTPIRSLLSQFVSFNLGPWEWFWVLFYGFATYGNAGWMREQVCKYMCPYARFQGVMFDPDTLIITYDPARGEPRGSRPKNVDYRAKGLGDCIDCQICVQVCPTGIDIRKGLQYECIACGACIDGCDQVMDKMGYPPGLIRYSTENAMQGKHAEEATPLRRATSHLLRPRVLIYSAILAAVVAAMAVALAMRVPVKLNVLKDRANLVRETSDGWIENVYRLQIMNTAESGHQFAMSVQGLPGVRLVADPPVVTVAGAASLIVPVSVQVDPAAVAAGSHRIDFEVRAVDNERLSASSNSSFYVRAP
- the ccoP gene encoding cytochrome-c oxidase, cbb3-type subunit III; the protein is MSDFTSGFWSPYIAIVTLVSVIGCAVFLKMTGGKKRVAGEQLTTTGHAWDGLQEWNNPLPMWWTYLFYITVVFSLVYLLLYPGLGSFPGLLGWTSVSQYEREQQLAAKEYDPIYEKFAKMDIPALAENPEAREMGQRLFLAYCYQCHGSDGRGARGFPNLTDGDWLYGGTPEAIRTTIMDGRVGVMPPMIDAVGGAEGVKALANYVREISGQKPFDPVLAAEGKEKFAVCAACHGPDGKGNPALGAPNLTDNVWLYGGSLATISETIAKGRNNQMPPWKDLLGETKVHILAAYVYSLSQQKK
- a CDS encoding cbb3-type cytochrome c oxidase subunit 3, producing MDMNDIRSVLTVILFVVFLGIVFWAFSGRRKRAFDEAARLPFDEDESMAAGKSRNTSKEHGA
- the ccoO gene encoding cytochrome-c oxidase, cbb3-type subunit II, yielding MSGLNWHEKIERNTGLMIVLTVLTVAVGGLVEIVPLFFQKSQIEPVAGLKPYTPLQLEGRDIYIREGCSTCHSQMIRPFRAETERYGHFSVAGESVYDRPFLWGSKRTGPDLARVGGRYSDEWHRVHLNQPRDVVPESNMPAYPWLQHAVLDGRETPLKLKALRTLGVPYSDEDIAGATAAVAGKSEVEAVVAYLQVLGTSLKSAR
- the ccoN gene encoding cytochrome-c oxidase, cbb3-type subunit I, giving the protein MSSQANTYNYTVVRQFAIMTVVWGIVGMLVGVIAAAQLIWPDLTYGIPWLSYGRLRPLHTNAVIFAFGGSGLFATSYYVVQRTCHVRLFSDRLAAFTFWGWTAIIVLAAITLPLGYTTSKEYAELEWPLDVFIAIVWVAYAIVFFGTIIKRKTPHIYVANWFFGGYILTIALLHIVNSAELPIALSSWKSYSAYAGSQDAMVQWWYGHNAVGFFLTAGFLGMMYYFVPKQAGRPVYSYRLSVVHFWALIFTYMWAGPHHLHYTALPDWTQSLGMIFSLILLAPSWGGMINGIMTLSGAWHKLRDDPILKFLIVSLSFYGMSTFEGPMMGVKTVNALSHYTDWTIGHVHSGALGWVAFITIGSIYYLIPRLFGRTEMYSVKLITLHFWVATIGVVLYIAAMWIAGVTQGLMWRAVNPDGTLTYSFVEAVKATYPFYGIRLLGGVLFLSGMLIMVFNVLKTIAGHKAVDAQIPAPAGAHA